The window GAATAATTAATTTATAAaccaaatgaataaaataaattcatttattgatgggcagcacggtggcgcAGTGGCACTGTTGCCTGAGTTAGACTCCACCATCTGGCCGGGGTGTTTCTAGGTGGAGTTTCCATGTTCTCTTCGTGATTGcgtgggtactccagcttcctcccacagtctaaagacatgcagttagtggggttaggttagaTATAGGATTCTAAATTGctcataggtgggaatgtgagtgcaaacggttttctgtctttatgtgTTAATtgaaagaggatggatggacatTAATAGACtgatatttttaacattttaattctTTAAGTTTAATTCTTTACAGACTTAAGAAAAAACCAGAAAGTACAGTTTACTGTTGTTCAGTTGTGTCATTTCCATGATCCTTAATAAGTCTTTAAATGAGTCAAGGCCAGTATATGTGAGCATCCTGCTCTCaaccagtgaaaaaaaaaccaaaaaacaaaaaaaaaccccaaaaacattCACCAACAAGATAAGCCATTACACAACCTGGCTCGTGTAACAAAATTCTCCTGTTGGTAAGAAATGAGAATCTTGTAAATGCTAATGAACAATGTGACACCTTACAACAACCTTTATATAAAAAGAACATCGTTTTTTTCAGTGAACCTGCGAATAGAGCCAGCTATTAAGTAATTCGGAGCTAAGCGTCATCTTAAAAACTGGAAAGAAATTCCCAGGAGATAAATTGTAATCAAAACTTACTTTTGATAAACGACTGTCATATCAATCACCCATACACAAACCACAGCATTGTGTagttggagaaaaaaaggacttACAGAACTAGCTGTATATGTTCCTGATTTTGGTGTGAGCTGGTTAGGCTGTGTTTGGTCCTTCTGGttgaaaaatgtgtttgaaaTCGTCAGAGCTTAAAGAAAATAGATTTGTGCATCAAACTAGCAATAAATCTACTCTGCCTGCATACACACATGTAATACAGGCACCATGTATAAAAATACAGCACATATGAAATGTGCAGAATGTTCAATGATGTATTCCCAATGTGTATAAAACTCATGTTTATTGTGCTAACCTACCAGCATTTcaaaatttctgtatttatttatcttttcccTGCTCACCCTTCCTTCCTCCCATTATTCCGCCACCCCTTCCACGCTCTAAAACACTCCAGGAATTAGCCGGGAAGGCACGGCATCGGTGTAGCGTTTCCAGTCTTTGCCATACTTGCTGCTGCAGCGGTGTTCATCGCGTACACAGCGGTGGACCAGCAAGATAGTCATGTAAACAATGTAGAAATATGGAAGCATGTGGCCGAAACCACAAGAGGCACAATAGGCCAGAGAGCCCATCAGATCACCGGTGTAGTTGAAGTGCCGGGCCACGCCCCAGAAGCCTGAGGTCAGGAGCTTGCTGCGGTGCATGCCGCCATCAGCTGAGCGATACGTGCACTCGATCCATGTTGGTTTGCGGCCCCAGATGGAGCAGGAGCCCTCTGTGCGGCGGAACAGATCCTTCTGGTGGTTGGTGGAGCGAAAGATGTAATACCCAACGAGGCCGAGCAGCAAGACGGTGAGGGCGTGGGCATCGGAGAGCTGGACTGGGTGGTACACCAGGTACAGACCCTGAAGAGACACAAACGCATTCATTCTTAATGGAAGCCATCCGATTATCAAGTCAAGAGTATGAGAAAAGCATTTACCGGTAATACTGCTGAAGTTTGATCTTGTTTatccttttgtgtgtttttgagtgttAGCATTTACATATTTGTTACCTGTAGTGTGTAGAGGTATGGCAGCCAAACACAGTCTCCCCAGCCCAGATACCATCCAAAGTGGTCATGACAGATATCGATGGTCTTCAGGTACCACGCCTCATTCCAGAAGAAGTCCAGTACATAAATAGCCTATCAGAAGCAGAGGCTTTTTACTCAAATTGCAGCTTTAGATTTCAGATGTTTCGATTTTCATCCAACAAAAGTTTTCTTTAAAGTGGGCCAAAACCAAAATAACCTCAGTGAGCCAAAAGCTCCAGCTTCAAACTCGTATATGCTCAGTTTCAGGCAGGCTTTGTACTATTCCTAATACGGTCATCTCAGACACACAGCACTAACTGTGAGAACAGAAGCACCACCCACCTCTTGTTCAAACTCTGTTTATAAGGGAGAGTGACCTTTAAGAGAGAGGCACTAAATCAAAATCAGGCTGAGGATGAACTGAGAGGTAAAGTAAAGAGAGCtcaagaataaaaatgtttttcagcaTTATGGATCTGCTTTAATGAAACATGCTGGAAATATATCATGTACATCTACACACAACCTTGACGTGAACATGAAGGATGCAATGCTCTGTTGTATTTTAAGTTTCACAACATACGGTGGGTTAGATAAACTCGTACTGGGATATAAACCCGAATATTGACAAAAAGTTTGAGATagtagaaacatttaaaaacacaagaacaacacaaaattctgaatctgaaaaaacagaaatgtaaagaaagaattAATATGTACAGAACTAGTTTATTTCTATGTCAGCAATCAAAGGTAAGTTAAACCTGACCTTCTGTCATTGAACACAGTTTGTACCAAAGATCTGCTGAGTTGCATTCTACCACTGAAACAGATGACACTATCTAATCTACTCATCAGAGGCTTGCTCAGGTTAATCAGTCTGCAGCCATAGTTCACCTGTTTAATTATGACCGTGCTTTAGAGCTTCCAACAGAAGACTGCCGACCAAGGAGCACTGTGAAAGTAGGACACatcagggcttttcctgcctacAGGGATTTATGAGCATCTTGAGGAGGTTTTATCCAAAGCTcgatgaaaacatttttttccccttggtCCTTTATGATGTCAGTGAGTGCAAATAGCTACAATATGGCCTTCTCAGACATACAACTACTAAAAGCTTCTTTGAATAGGGGCAGCAAATCTGGAGCTAAAAAACACTTATTTCAGGGCTGCAACAAGACTAAATAAGAATGATTTTGAACAGTAAACCTTGCAAAGCCACTCTAGCAGTGCAAGTATAAAAATATCCTTTTAAATCATTCAACTTTCACCTGAAATTGTGAAAGAAGATTCATTTAATTTAAACCTCGTCTTACCTGCAGTACATTCACCAGGATCATGGAGTTGGTGATGTAACCGTAGAGTTCTTGTTGCTTGGCCATGTAGGACAGATTGATTAGAGTCCAGGCTACGATGCCGGGCCGGCCGTTGAAGAATAACTTGAAGTCAAACCACTTGCCTATGCGGGGGTTGAACTCAATGCCCATCATGTAGTTATAGAAGATGTTCCCTGTGAACTTGCTGTACAGTCAGACACAGAGATGGAAGAAAACATGTTCAAAAAGTTGCTTTAAATTTCTACTCCTCCTACCTCAGTGACACATGTGCATCAGTACTCACCAGTCCTCAGCATTGGTGGGGAAAAGATACGCTTTTATGAAAGCGAACGTGGACACAGCATAGCCCAGTATGTTAGCGCACCACAGCAGAGGGATCCAGTTGTCGAATATGATCGTGGGAGAAAACCAGTGGAAATAACGTGCGTTGGCAAACCACAGTGCATGAGTGATGAGCCAGCACTGCAGTCCATTGATCTCATACTTGTTAATCAGGCCTTGTgagcagagaaataaaaaacaagacaacTATTTCTACATAATGCTTTGATAATAAAAGCCAAAATCTATTAATCTTTTCACAGGCATGGGTATAAAACAGGTCCTCATAATTAAACGAatgctgtggactgatgagtgggtgtatatgtgtgttaaTTACCAGCAGGAGTTCGTGCTCCTTCCTGCACACCACCAACATAGCCAGGGATGAACTTGTGGGTTATATCAGGAAAACACATGTACAGGAACACCTAAAGGAAAACACAGAGCATTTGAACTAAAAGACAACAGACAGTTTCTCTGAGTTACACGCTCTCAAACTCCCCTGCTTACCTGGAAGCTCACCCAGATGGCATAGATCTTAGCAGCTGACCACGAGAAGGAGGGTGCCCGGGCCCAAATGGAGAGCAGGGTGGCCTCTCCTTGGTACAAATCCAACACAGGCTGGGTGATGGAGCATTCGTACTGATCACAGGCCATCACAAAGTAGAAGACAATGAAAGGGGCAAAGCAAAGGAGGCTTATTACACTAATGAGGGAAAACCAGTCCACCTCCCTGTGAACagatcacacatgcacacagatacAGTGTTAGGACATCAAGCTGAAACATTATTCACCTGTTTCATCTTTCTCTAAATGTGAAATGTGAGTGCAGTACTCTAAACCTAAATACTTTGAGCCTCTCTTAAATAAGGGTAATAGGACCCCTAGAGGTACTTTACGGTACCGCATAAGAAActgaagtttgttttgttttgggttttttttacctctAAACTATCTATTATGAATAATTCCTAAAATGATTAAACATTTATTGGTTAAACAAAACAATTGCTAAGATAAAACTCCATTTTAGTACCAATCAGAATCTGTCAACTGCTGTAAAACCTCACTGATGGAAAAGGCAAAAGATTACGAGAAAGAATTACAACAAAATcaatccatctatccatccatccattctcttccacttatcctttgcAGGCTCGCGGGGGACGTGTAAATGATGACTTGGTTCCATGAAGCTGGTTTGCACAATAACAGGAAACTAGAACAAAACAGCACCAAAATGGAATGCAGTCGTTTTTTATTCTCTTGCATTACACATGTGGAGAGGTCAACTTCTACCATACATCACATGattcaacaaaaaaaggaaCTGGAATTATGGAGTTTTTTTGTGGATTATCATTAAACATTCATTTCTTAGTCAAGTGTCATTTCTGCAAGGGAAACCGACTTGGCCATGTCAGCTCTGTGGCTTCAGTAATGACCGACTGTCAGTCTGAAATCTATCAAAAACTGTTTAATGGACTGGCTCGAAATTTTGCACGGGCCTTCGCTTGCCCAGGTGATCAATTTTGAAATCTTTTGCTCCTTGGCAGCTCATCTGTCATCACCAGCAGGTAAATATCATTTGACTGGTCTTATTGTAGATATTTATGGTTTCCAGGTGACAAATCCTAAAGCTGCAGTTATTGTCTCTAAATAAATCAATGGATCGATTCTGCACTGATGTATCACAGATGACTGCAGAGACTCACAGACCAGCCTGGTTATTAAACTGGGAAACAACAAAAAGTACCATGCCAGCATACCTGACGACACATTTGCAGCAGGTGAATGTGAACTGTAATGAGTGCTGCTCTCCTTGCGTTTTCAGggaaataaatcaaaaaattATAGGATAGACTGACATTTATTTGGGGTTATACATAGTAATTAACAGCTTAATATTTCATCTAAAGTCATCATCAGCTCCAGTTTGTGACAATAATGTGTTTATGACCAAACACTTGTCAAAGTAACGACAGTCTCATTAGCCTCAGACGTacattctgattaatttttaatCTTACCACTTCTCCCTGGTGAATTACTCTCCGTTTACATATCTGTGTGTCTTCTCCCAGCTTTGTACCAAGGCTCATTTGTGTGCCATGAATATATGATGTGTGATCAAACTGTTTATGATGCCATATCCCAATGACCCAGATAAGTCTGCAGATTGTGTTCTGAATTTCATGGACTTGTTTAACAAATCGTTCCAGGATGTTGCTGAAAAAACAGTATGTCAGTGTTTTCGTTTATAGTTTGTGGAAGatttgagtttttttgtttttttatagtcTTAATCTCAGTAGAAATTTTCTGGCGGACCTCAAACTTTACTTTGTTATCAAAAGTTAAATGCAACAGCATTTTGGTCTTAAAATCCAAGACTAAACTTGAAATCACTTACTGATGTCAGTTAAAAACCAACaataaagtaataataacacatcTGGTCAAGCTTAAGAAAGCTGCTCAAATCTGAAGGGAAACTAAAAATCTAAATATGAAACGTCTGTGACACAAAGAACAGATTCTTTTTATCAGCATTTCCTGACTTTAAACACCAAACATtatttttagtattattatcTTATTAAGCTTACATCATCCCATCTCAGTATACTGTGCAGCAGGTTGGCTAGCAACACCTTTTATCTCTTTGTCATAATTTTCAAGGTTACCATCAGTGTATTACAAGCGTAATAGCACTGATCTATTACAAGCTAGATCCCAAGTAATAAGGAATTTAGTGTTTTTAGGCCATCTTTGTATACAGAAGCAAGAAAAGCTATTTTATTTGCCTACAGTTTTATATATTCTAACATAAACCTGGCCCATGGTCAGGTTTTCCAGACCTATGGCGCTTTCACGCCTGTCATGTATCGCACAGATATGTACAGTTAATTTGTCTAACAGTGTATATAGTCCGATGacaaaaacttgttttttttttaaatattttaaaagtgataTTTAAGGACTCTTTCATCATCCTGTACATGTATGTAGACATACTTACATTATGATCATAATAGTGAGACAAGGGTTCGACTGCAGcttgtttcagataaataaataaatacaattgcATGTGTGGAGAGTGAGAAAATAGTAGCATTGTTTAATGGAAGCATTTTCTAAAAATTTTAGAACTTAAGACAATTAATTTTTAAGGTCTGTGTTTTCCTGccttaaaaaatgcatttcatgGAGTAATCAAACTCTGAGTCAAGACtgctctatgtatttaagccaaACACGTCTATGCATTTTAACATTATTTCTGACTATATGATAAACAAAGATTATATGTTTTTAACGTCCGAGTAGATTGTTTGCAGGAAAGACTCTCAACAACTTTTTTAGGACTTTCACAGAAGTTTGTGAAAACTGTCAAGGAAAATTTAGGGTGTTTTTTCAGTGAATTCGACTCACCATGCTCTCCCCCACTGTGCTAGCTGCTCCTTCTGTTCAGATCTTTTCCCATTGGCACTGTGCTGCGGTCGTCTCCTGGTGGTCTCCATGGTCACTGCTCCACTCAATTGGTGAAGAATTTTGTTATCAGTTTATAATCTGTTATCTACAAATGTGCTGCACTTTGTGCACCACTGCAGTAAGTCGGTCAGATACTCAGTAACTTTCACTGAATGTGCCAGCAGTAAGTAACAGCCTGTTATTAACCAAACAGATGTTACCTTCTAGTTCACATATAGACTCTAGTCTTTTGTGTGTACTTGCTGAACAAACCCTCCAGAGTCACAATGTCACTGCAAATCTAATCATGCAGCTTACTCCACAGGCCGCAAGTTTATAAACAGATAATGTGCTAATTGGAGGAATAAAGTGCAAGTCCTTGGAGATGTGCAATAACAGACAGACCCAACTTGTTTAACAGGAAACCTGATGGCACCTTATGCAAGAAATCATTTATTCTTCTTTGTATCTCTGTTTCATTTTCgcttctctctttcacacacagacacagtcacGTCTCCTTCCCATGCACTGTTGCTTTACTCTAAACTTAACTGTAACCCATCCTAAACTAAAAAAGGCAAGTACTAAAACTTACTTTCCAGGAATTTGCATTATCTGCACAAACAGGGGGCGGATCCCCAGAATGTGACCCTGTGAACCGCCCCACAAATATGAGTAACACAAATGCACACCGTTCTGCAGCACTAAAGCTACCATAACAATAAAACTGGGAAACTTCAGCTTAAAACACTTAAGgctttcatatatatatagtctAAACAAGTAAAAACACGCTGTTTTAGCAGCTTCGTGTAGAAAGCTATATCTGACGGGGGAGGGGGAAACCCATCGTTGTATAACGTAAACAAAACCGTTAATTTCCGGATTCTGTGTTGATAGTATGATTGTTCAGTACATATGTCAGATCCACTTCCCATAATGCAAACTTAATCTACCGTGACCGTACAGAAATAACTGCGTCCTTTGTTCCGTGCACGGTGGATTTTAAAAAGCACACTCACAATTTATTCACGGAGTACCGTTAAACACACGCTACACAAATGCACCGTGACCCACTCACCTGTAGATAACCGTAACAAATGAGGGACAGCCTTCTCCCTACTCCTTTCCTCTTGCCCAGGTGCTCGTTATTGAATAACAGCTGGAGAGAGCTCACCGTTCAGCCACAGACTCCGCCTATAGCGCCATTAAGTTGTCAGAGTCAGCCAATGGCAATCAAGAGAAGGCGGGCAGGGGAAGAGATTCTGATTAGTGATTGGGTGATGCTGACTGGAGCCACAAGCGCCTGATAGCATCACTTGTGGTTGAATGGTTTAGAAAGACTAGACAACAAACTTCCGACAAACACATTCTCTGCCCTTTGACATTTGGGGATTAAAAagtaaatgtattaaaaaaaaggttaattACAATAATACTCA is drawn from Oreochromis aureus strain Israel breed Guangdong linkage group 1, ZZ_aureus, whole genome shotgun sequence and contains these coding sequences:
- the dhcr7 gene encoding 7-dehydrocholesterol reductase isoform X3, with the protein product MYECSITQPVLDLYQGEATLLSIWARAPSFSWSAAKIYAIWVSFQVFLYMCFPDITHKFIPGYVGGVQEGARTPAGLINKYEINGLQCWLITHALWFANARYFHWFSPTIIFDNWIPLLWCANILGYAVSTFAFIKAYLFPTNAEDCKFTGNIFYNYMMGIEFNPRIGKWFDFKLFFNGRPGIVAWTLINLSYMAKQQELYGYITNSMILVNVLQAIYVLDFFWNEAWYLKTIDICHDHFGWYLGWGDCVWLPYLYTLQGLYLVYHPVQLSDAHALTVLLLGLVGYYIFRSTNHQKDLFRRTEGSCSIWGRKPTWIECTYRSADGGMHRSKLLTSGFWGVARHFNYTGDLMGSLAYCASCGFGHMLPYFYIVYMTILLVHRCVRDEHRCSSKYGKDWKRYTDAVPSRLIPGVF
- the dhcr7 gene encoding 7-dehydrocholesterol reductase isoform X2 translates to MDRWIDFVYECSITQPVLDLYQGEATLLSIWARAPSFSWSAAKIYAIWVSFQVFLYMCFPDITHKFIPGYVGGVQEGARTPAGLINKYEINGLQCWLITHALWFANARYFHWFSPTIIFDNWIPLLWCANILGYAVSTFAFIKAYLFPTNAEDCKFTGNIFYNYMMGIEFNPRIGKWFDFKLFFNGRPGIVAWTLINLSYMAKQQELYGYITNSMILVNVLQAIYVLDFFWNEAWYLKTIDICHDHFGWYLGWGDCVWLPYLYTLQGLYLVYHPVQLSDAHALTVLLLGLVGYYIFRSTNHQKDLFRRTEGSCSIWGRKPTWIECTYRSADGGMHRSKLLTSGFWGVARHFNYTGDLMGSLAYCASCGFGHMLPYFYIVYMTILLVHRCVRDEHRCSSKYGKDWKRYTDAVPSRLIPGVF
- the dhcr7 gene encoding 7-dehydrocholesterol reductase isoform X1: METTRRRPQHSANGKRSEQKEQLAQWGRAWEVDWFSLISVISLLCFAPFIVFYFVMACDQYECSITQPVLDLYQGEATLLSIWARAPSFSWSAAKIYAIWVSFQVFLYMCFPDITHKFIPGYVGGVQEGARTPAGLINKYEINGLQCWLITHALWFANARYFHWFSPTIIFDNWIPLLWCANILGYAVSTFAFIKAYLFPTNAEDCKFTGNIFYNYMMGIEFNPRIGKWFDFKLFFNGRPGIVAWTLINLSYMAKQQELYGYITNSMILVNVLQAIYVLDFFWNEAWYLKTIDICHDHFGWYLGWGDCVWLPYLYTLQGLYLVYHPVQLSDAHALTVLLLGLVGYYIFRSTNHQKDLFRRTEGSCSIWGRKPTWIECTYRSADGGMHRSKLLTSGFWGVARHFNYTGDLMGSLAYCASCGFGHMLPYFYIVYMTILLVHRCVRDEHRCSSKYGKDWKRYTDAVPSRLIPGVF